From the Xyrauchen texanus isolate HMW12.3.18 chromosome 37, RBS_HiC_50CHRs, whole genome shotgun sequence genome, one window contains:
- the LOC127630431 gene encoding epigen-like isoform X2: protein MPQQVDKRCLHHVLGMTLVLTLLYGRGDTMEVSEDVHLFNTTLNQLYNDESVAEPKVLAIQTPCGPEHDGFCFNGVCSYSSDLDTPICRCHQTYTGVRCEHMILDTKSFSSTEEVIGIICGVVLFLGTLLGLLYCCLKKRCRKSSPPYKNYGSENSV, encoded by the exons ATGCCACAACAGGTGGATAAAAGGTGTTTGCATCATG TACTTGGAATGACTTTGGTGTTAACCCTCCTCTATGGACGTGGAGACACTATGGAGGTGTCAGAGGATGTGCACCTATTCAACACAACACTGAACCAGCTTTATAATGATG AAAGTGTAGCGGAACCAAAGGTTTTGGCGATTCAAACGCCCTGTGGTCCTGAACACGATGGATTCTGTTTTAATGGTGTATGTTCCTACTCTTCTGACCTTGACACCCCCATCTGCCG GTGTCATCAAACATACACTGGTGTGAGGTGTGAACATATGATTTTGGACACCAAAAGCTTTTCCAGCACTGAAGAAGTCATTGGAATTATCTGTGGTGTAGTTCTATTTCTTGGAACCCTTCTTGGATTACTCTACTGCTGCTTGAAGAAAAG ATGCCGGAAGTCATCGCCACCCTACAAGAACTATGGCTCTGAGAACTctgtttaa
- the LOC127630431 gene encoding epigen-like isoform X1, with translation MPQQVDKRCLHHAVLGMTLVLTLLYGRGDTMEVSEDVHLFNTTLNQLYNDESVAEPKVLAIQTPCGPEHDGFCFNGVCSYSSDLDTPICRCHQTYTGVRCEHMILDTKSFSSTEEVIGIICGVVLFLGTLLGLLYCCLKKRCRKSSPPYKNYGSENSV, from the exons ATGCCACAACAGGTGGATAAAAGGTGTTTGCATCATG CAGTACTTGGAATGACTTTGGTGTTAACCCTCCTCTATGGACGTGGAGACACTATGGAGGTGTCAGAGGATGTGCACCTATTCAACACAACACTGAACCAGCTTTATAATGATG AAAGTGTAGCGGAACCAAAGGTTTTGGCGATTCAAACGCCCTGTGGTCCTGAACACGATGGATTCTGTTTTAATGGTGTATGTTCCTACTCTTCTGACCTTGACACCCCCATCTGCCG GTGTCATCAAACATACACTGGTGTGAGGTGTGAACATATGATTTTGGACACCAAAAGCTTTTCCAGCACTGAAGAAGTCATTGGAATTATCTGTGGTGTAGTTCTATTTCTTGGAACCCTTCTTGGATTACTCTACTGCTGCTTGAAGAAAAG ATGCCGGAAGTCATCGCCACCCTACAAGAACTATGGCTCTGAGAACTctgtttaa